From Phenylobacterium montanum, the proteins below share one genomic window:
- the metA gene encoding homoserine O-succinyltransferase MetA: MADGEVPQSGDLPASCPPMRIEIGLVNNMPDAALAATERQFAELIAAAGGGLDVRLKLYSLPGVPRSDAARLAMRDRYVEIDDPTALKVDALIVTGNEPKTADIRSEPYFPHLARLIDWAEHSTLSTLWSCLAAHAAVLHLDGVERRPLPQKCAGVFLCEQVADDPLMAGMASMIRMPHSRRNGLSVGDLAAKGYHLLTHSREAGADLFVRRGESLFVFFQGHPEYDADGLLKEYCRDVGRHLRGEMDDPPPLPVGYFDARTEAAFRALAEEARRARSPALIERCAEIAAEFHPPHPWRHHAEVLFANWLQQIALMKAVRALPAYAFAGAREGVR; encoded by the coding sequence ATGGCCGACGGCGAAGTCCCTCAGAGCGGCGACCTTCCCGCTTCCTGTCCGCCCATGCGGATCGAGATCGGCCTGGTGAACAACATGCCGGATGCGGCCCTCGCCGCGACCGAGCGGCAATTCGCCGAACTGATCGCGGCCGCGGGCGGCGGCCTGGACGTGCGGCTAAAGCTCTACAGCCTGCCGGGGGTTCCGCGCAGCGACGCGGCGCGGCTCGCCATGAGAGACCGCTATGTCGAGATCGATGACCCCACAGCGCTGAAGGTCGACGCCCTGATCGTCACCGGCAACGAGCCCAAGACCGCCGACATCCGCAGCGAGCCCTATTTCCCGCACCTGGCCCGGCTGATCGACTGGGCCGAGCACAGCACCCTTTCGACCTTGTGGTCCTGCCTGGCGGCCCACGCAGCGGTGCTGCACCTGGACGGGGTCGAGCGGCGCCCCCTGCCCCAGAAATGCGCCGGGGTGTTCCTGTGCGAGCAGGTGGCCGACGACCCCCTGATGGCCGGCATGGCCTCGATGATCCGCATGCCGCACTCGCGCAGGAACGGCCTTTCGGTCGGCGACCTCGCCGCCAAGGGCTATCACCTCTTGACCCATTCGCGCGAAGCCGGGGCGGACCTGTTCGTGCGGCGGGGCGAGAGCCTGTTCGTCTTCTTCCAGGGGCATCCGGAATACGACGCCGACGGCCTGCTCAAGGAATACTGCCGCGACGTCGGCCGCCACCTGCGCGGCGAGATGGATGATCCGCCGCCATTGCCGGTGGGCTATTTCGACGCCCGCACCGAGGCGGCCTTCCGCGCCCTGGCCGAGGAAGCCAGGCGGGCCCGCTCGCCGGCGCTGATCGAACGCTGCGCCGAGATCGCCGCCGAATTCCACCCGCCGCATCCCTGGCGCCACCACGCCGAGGTGCTGTTCGCCAACTGGCTGCAGCAGATCGCCCTGATGAAGGCCGTTCGCGCCCTGCCGGCCTACGCTTTTGCCGGCGCCCGGGAAGGGGTGCGGTAG
- a CDS encoding ATP-binding protein, producing MKPFRSIRLRIQLIVGLLVAVLAAVSAISANQAFERLQQARRVVAISEASRALFTEMNLLRLERGTTAGLIASPGDPDPKEVAYQAELRSQSTSRMHSTLAALRSLSPHADAFGEAGIGRLFDKVQALRAESDAAIRQPLDRRPPDLHDRYLAGLTALTDAMTDATERLGAEIGRDDPFIARMTNIGRLAWTVRAAAGNDSLRWWTAAIVGRKLTHDQVDEFKALKERIDAPWAILKDDAAHDEAPPALLAAIAASDRLYYQIDRRMRGEILDALAAGRTSILPNEQSRQINNAGLDSLMNVANTAFGAVAEHAAAEATDAERDLSVALVLMAVSVGLGVMVAVFASAQVLKPIGRITTAMRAVAEGDLDHPIPDMERPDEVGDLARALGVFRTYAEAKRKLDEELLASRVARETAEASARAKAEFLANMSHEIRTPLTAVIGFAGLVAKMGGLPAQAEAYTQRILTGGQALLALVNDILDVSRIEAGQVELNLQPVALERLLADAVELVRPEADKKDLTLSLQALSSLPKEVVADAARTRQVLLNLVGNAVKFTNHGSVTVEASYRVDLGGRLLVKVRDTGHGISDADRARLFRRFSQIDASNTRRHGGAGLGLAISKGLIELMGGEIGLDTVEGVGSTFWFDIPAPVAAAAEPAAQEAEARVEPNPLRILVVDDVAVNRELVSALLAPFDLEVCEAANGVEAVEAAQRDVFDLILMDLQMPVMDGLAAARAIRREAPLNAATPILALSANVMAAQVEACRAAGMNDHIAKPINPGELLSKIDRWAPGGEPATAEVA from the coding sequence ATGAAGCCATTTCGTTCGATCCGGCTTCGCATTCAGCTGATCGTGGGCCTTCTGGTCGCGGTGCTGGCGGCCGTGAGCGCGATTTCGGCCAACCAGGCCTTCGAGCGGCTGCAACAGGCCCGCCGTGTGGTGGCGATCAGCGAGGCCTCGCGGGCCCTGTTCACCGAAATGAACCTGCTGCGCCTCGAGCGGGGCACGACTGCGGGCCTGATCGCCTCGCCGGGCGATCCGGACCCGAAGGAGGTCGCCTACCAGGCCGAGCTGAGGTCGCAATCCACGTCCAGGATGCACTCGACCCTGGCTGCGCTCAGGTCACTGTCGCCCCATGCCGACGCCTTCGGTGAAGCCGGGATCGGCCGCCTTTTCGACAAGGTCCAGGCCCTGCGCGCCGAGTCCGACGCCGCCATCCGCCAGCCGCTCGATCGGCGGCCGCCGGACCTGCACGACCGCTATCTGGCGGGGCTCACAGCCCTGACCGACGCCATGACCGACGCCACCGAGCGGTTGGGCGCCGAGATTGGCCGAGACGACCCCTTCATCGCCCGCATGACCAATATCGGCCGACTGGCCTGGACCGTGCGCGCCGCCGCGGGCAACGACAGCCTGCGCTGGTGGACCGCCGCCATCGTTGGCCGCAAGTTGACCCACGATCAGGTCGACGAGTTCAAGGCGCTCAAGGAGCGCATCGACGCTCCCTGGGCGATCCTGAAGGACGACGCCGCCCACGACGAAGCGCCGCCGGCCTTGTTGGCCGCGATCGCCGCTTCGGACCGGCTCTACTACCAGATCGACCGGCGGATGCGCGGCGAGATCCTGGACGCGCTTGCGGCCGGGCGCACATCGATCCTGCCCAACGAGCAGAGCCGTCAGATCAACAACGCCGGGCTGGACAGCCTGATGAACGTGGCCAACACCGCCTTCGGCGCGGTGGCGGAGCACGCCGCGGCCGAGGCCACGGACGCCGAGCGCGACCTCTCCGTCGCCCTGGTCCTGATGGCCGTCTCCGTGGGCCTGGGCGTGATGGTCGCCGTGTTCGCCAGCGCCCAGGTGCTGAAGCCGATCGGGCGCATCACCACCGCCATGCGCGCCGTGGCCGAGGGCGACCTGGACCACCCGATCCCCGACATGGAGCGGCCGGACGAAGTTGGCGACCTGGCCCGGGCGCTCGGCGTGTTCCGCACCTATGCCGAGGCCAAGCGCAAGCTGGACGAGGAGCTGCTGGCCAGCCGCGTCGCCCGGGAGACCGCCGAAGCCTCGGCGCGGGCCAAGGCCGAGTTCCTGGCCAATATGAGCCACGAGATCAGGACGCCCCTGACCGCCGTGATCGGCTTTGCGGGCCTGGTGGCCAAGATGGGCGGCCTGCCCGCCCAGGCCGAGGCCTATACCCAGCGCATCCTAACCGGCGGCCAGGCGCTTCTGGCCCTGGTCAACGACATCCTGGACGTCTCGCGGATAGAGGCCGGCCAGGTCGAGTTGAACCTTCAGCCGGTCGCGCTGGAGCGCCTCCTGGCGGATGCGGTCGAGCTGGTTCGGCCGGAGGCGGACAAGAAGGACCTGACGCTGAGCCTGCAGGCCCTCTCATCCCTGCCCAAGGAAGTCGTGGCCGACGCAGCCCGCACGCGGCAGGTGCTGCTGAACCTGGTGGGCAATGCGGTCAAGTTCACCAATCACGGTTCGGTGACGGTAGAGGCCAGCTATCGCGTCGACCTCGGCGGGCGGCTGCTGGTGAAGGTGCGCGACACCGGCCACGGCATTTCGGATGCGGACCGCGCCCGCCTGTTCCGCCGCTTCTCGCAGATCGACGCCTCCAATACCCGACGGCACGGGGGCGCAGGCCTGGGGCTTGCGATCTCCAAGGGGCTGATCGAACTGATGGGCGGCGAGATTGGCCTGGATACGGTGGAAGGCGTCGGCTCGACCTTCTGGTTCGATATTCCCGCTCCCGTCGCCGCCGCCGCCGAACCGGCGGCCCAGGAGGCAGAGGCGCGGGTCGAGCCCAATCCGCTGCGCATCCTGGTGGTCGACGACGTGGCGGTGAACCGCGAGCTGGTTTCGGCCCTTCTCGCCCCATTCGACCTCGAGGTCTGTGAGGCCGCAAACGGGGTCGAAGCGGTGGAGGCGGCCCAGCGCGACGTGTTCGACCTGATCCTGATGGACCTGCAGATGCCGGTGATGGACGGCCTGGCCGCCGCCCGCGCCATCCGCCGCGAGGCGCCCCTGAACGCGGCGACCCCGATCCTGGCTCTCAGCGCCAATGTCATGGCCGCCCAGGTCGAGGCCTGCCGCGCCGCGGGCATGAACGATCATATCGCCAAGCCGATCAATCCGGGCGAGCTTTTGAGCAAGATCGACCGCTGGGCCCCAGGCGGCGAACCGGCCACGGCGGAGGTCGCTTAA
- a CDS encoding DUF3501 family protein has product MPAAQRQITRADILPDADFAKVRKERRASLLPVKRLRRVELGPVCTFYFETFETMLFQVQEMLLVEKGGEAQIADELSAYNPLIPQGDELVATVMFEIEDERRRAALLARLGGAEDSFFIQIGADKVMGVPEGDIERTREDGKTSSVHFLHFSLTEAQKAKFRDPTTAILVGCDHEHYAHMAALSPAARAELSKDFA; this is encoded by the coding sequence ATGCCCGCCGCCCAGCGCCAGATCACCCGCGCCGACATCCTGCCCGACGCCGACTTCGCCAAGGTGCGCAAGGAGCGCCGCGCGTCGCTGCTGCCCGTCAAGCGGCTGCGCCGCGTGGAGCTTGGCCCCGTCTGCACCTTCTATTTCGAGACCTTCGAGACCATGCTGTTCCAGGTCCAGGAGATGCTGCTGGTCGAAAAGGGCGGCGAGGCCCAGATCGCTGACGAGCTTTCGGCCTACAACCCCTTGATCCCGCAGGGGGACGAGCTGGTGGCCACGGTGATGTTCGAAATCGAGGACGAGCGACGCCGCGCCGCCCTGCTGGCCCGGCTCGGCGGGGCCGAGGACAGCTTCTTCATCCAGATCGGCGCTGACAAGGTCATGGGCGTTCCCGAAGGCGACATCGAGCGCACGCGCGAGGACGGCAAGACCTCCTCGGTCCACTTCCTGCATTTTTCGCTGACCGAAGCCCAGAAGGCCAAGTTCCGCGACCCGACGACCGCCATCCTGGTCGGCTGCGACCACGAGCACTACGCGCACATGGCTGCCCTCAGCCCGGCCGCCCGCGCCGAGCTGAGCAAGGATTTCGCTTAA
- a CDS encoding PaaI family thioesterase: MPPPGFEPFDRESPLLAPWRPIFMRNEPGQVVLGLEAREAHTNSRGTVHGGLYAALADQAMGLSCGARLRAEGAQVEGLWTTSLGIDYLGAARPGQWLEFHTLFVHGGGRSSHAEMDITADGETVARARASFRVALARGAA, from the coding sequence ATGCCCCCGCCCGGCTTCGAACCGTTCGACCGCGAAAGCCCTTTGCTCGCCCCCTGGCGCCCCATCTTCATGCGCAACGAACCGGGCCAGGTCGTGCTGGGTCTGGAGGCGCGCGAAGCGCACACCAATTCCCGCGGGACCGTGCATGGCGGCCTCTACGCCGCCCTGGCCGACCAGGCGATGGGACTTTCCTGCGGCGCGCGGCTGCGGGCCGAGGGCGCGCAGGTCGAGGGGCTGTGGACCACCTCGCTCGGCATCGACTATCTGGGCGCGGCCAGGCCCGGCCAGTGGCTGGAATTTCACACCCTGTTCGTCCACGGCGGCGGCCGCTCGAGCCACGCCGAGATGGACATCACCGCCGACGGCGAGACGGTGGCCCGGGCGCGGGCGAGCTTCCGCGTAGCGCTCGCACGGGGCGCGGCCTGA
- a CDS encoding (Fe-S)-binding protein, with protein sequence MPETPPAAREGSLDAPFRHPLNWRDESFYDLAAIEHEMERVFDICHGCRRCFNLCDSFPKLFDMVDESPTGELDGVAKSEYGKVADACTLCDMCFMTKCPYVPPHSFDVDFPHLILRHRAAQRRAKGGDFVREQLGETDRNGKLAKPVAGLANWATDVKNKPVRGLMQAVAHIDAEAELPKYHSKTATDRLKTPPKADPAGPAAGRKVALYATCFVDYNAPDTATAAAEVLARQGVEVRAVYPECCGMPQLEAGDLKDVAGRAERVAAVFGPLIDQGYEVVALTASCGLMMKFEWPLLLPESEPVKKLAAATRDISQYVVELSKSVGLAPGLKPIEGGVTVHHACHARAQNMGAKSAEMLKLIPDTRVELVERCSGHGGTFGVMQETRPMAVKVGKPAARQVAQKKTETLCSDCPLACKHLGQLLVAELPAGAAQPVQAHPIEILARSYAGA encoded by the coding sequence ATGCCCGAAACTCCGCCCGCCGCCCGCGAAGGCAGCCTGGACGCCCCGTTCCGCCATCCGCTGAACTGGCGCGACGAGAGCTTCTATGACCTCGCCGCCATCGAGCACGAGATGGAGCGGGTGTTCGACATCTGTCACGGCTGCCGGCGCTGCTTCAATCTGTGCGACAGCTTCCCCAAGCTGTTCGACATGGTCGACGAGAGTCCGACCGGCGAGCTCGATGGGGTGGCCAAGAGCGAATACGGCAAGGTCGCCGACGCCTGCACGCTCTGCGACATGTGCTTCATGACCAAGTGCCCCTATGTCCCGCCGCACAGCTTCGACGTGGACTTCCCGCACCTGATCCTTCGCCACCGGGCGGCGCAGCGGCGCGCCAAGGGCGGCGACTTCGTGCGCGAGCAGCTGGGCGAGACCGATCGCAACGGCAAGCTGGCCAAGCCGGTGGCGGGCCTCGCCAACTGGGCGACGGACGTCAAGAACAAGCCGGTCCGCGGCCTGATGCAGGCGGTGGCGCATATCGACGCTGAAGCCGAGCTGCCCAAGTACCATTCCAAGACTGCGACCGACCGGCTGAAGACCCCGCCGAAGGCCGATCCCGCCGGCCCCGCTGCCGGGCGCAAGGTGGCGCTCTATGCGACCTGCTTCGTCGACTACAACGCTCCCGACACTGCGACCGCCGCCGCCGAGGTGCTGGCGCGCCAGGGCGTCGAGGTCAGGGCGGTCTATCCCGAATGCTGCGGCATGCCCCAGCTGGAGGCCGGCGACCTGAAGGACGTGGCCGGTCGGGCCGAACGGGTCGCCGCCGTCTTTGGTCCCCTGATCGACCAGGGCTACGAGGTTGTGGCCCTGACCGCCAGCTGCGGCCTGATGATGAAGTTCGAATGGCCGCTGCTGCTGCCGGAGAGCGAGCCGGTGAAGAAGCTGGCGGCCGCCACCCGCGACATCAGCCAGTACGTGGTCGAGCTCTCAAAGTCGGTGGGCCTGGCTCCTGGCCTCAAGCCGATCGAGGGCGGGGTGACCGTGCATCACGCCTGCCACGCCCGGGCCCAGAACATGGGCGCCAAGTCGGCCGAGATGCTGAAGCTGATCCCCGACACCCGCGTCGAACTGGTCGAGCGCTGCTCCGGCCACGGCGGCACCTTCGGGGTGATGCAGGAGACCCGCCCGATGGCGGTCAAGGTCGGCAAGCCGGCCGCCCGCCAGGTGGCGCAGAAGAAGACCGAGACCCTATGCTCGGACTGCCCTTTGGCCTGCAAGCATCTCGGCCAGCTTTTGGTCGCCGAACTGCCGGCCGGCGCCGCCCAGCCGGTCCAAGCGCATCCGATCGAGATCCTCGCCCGTTCCTATGCCGGAGCCTGA
- a CDS encoding TonB-dependent receptor plug domain-containing protein, whose amino-acid sequence MVQRLPGFTFDAGQNVRGFAGAAGNVLINGQRPSSKSDSLEDILKRIPAASVARIALIRGGVPGLDMEGRTVLADVVLREEARTDIAAEANFKLYGDGRAPPVLKLDVERRNGERALSGSILYAYEEGDDAGRGRVADFFPSGAPEFRSRVRSVDIDKSLKVEGAAQSPAWGGLFHLNGSFEYAWTGKNEQDRPVFSADGAGAASISDHYRTSLGELGADYDRRIGQATELKLVFLQTLKWRHYASEEADQTLANFAQRRFSGESILRATVTRTISPSLSVETGAEGAFNFLDGRSTYVLFGVPTRLPNDNATVQERRGEVFATATWRLRRDLDLEAGARIEASSFAHTGDVRQTQSFLFPKPRVVLTWSPGKASQLRLRFEREVGQLDFANFVASTDFTTGAVDAGNGTLQPERRWVSEAALEQRFPGDGAVVVTLSHIELQDVVDLVPIQGLNAPGNIGDGWRNTAELAVTAPLDRIGLAGGQVKFDGTWLESRVTDPTTRQARTITADLPFSGTISLTGEAPALKSTWTINVTNGSRSHEYRIDEVLGYRVETAADVRWEYKPSDRLAILFEIGDITGRGRYRSSTAYAGLRGAAPILVSEQFGVRWPAYWHIRIRRTW is encoded by the coding sequence ATGGTCCAGCGCCTACCCGGCTTCACCTTCGACGCCGGCCAGAATGTGCGCGGTTTCGCCGGGGCGGCGGGAAACGTCCTGATCAACGGCCAGCGCCCGTCCAGCAAGTCCGACAGCCTGGAGGACATTCTGAAGCGCATTCCCGCCGCCAGCGTCGCCCGCATCGCGCTGATCCGCGGCGGCGTTCCCGGCCTGGACATGGAGGGGCGCACCGTCCTCGCCGATGTTGTCCTGCGCGAGGAAGCGCGGACGGACATCGCCGCCGAGGCCAATTTCAAGCTCTATGGCGATGGCCGCGCGCCGCCGGTGCTGAAGCTGGACGTCGAACGGCGCAATGGCGAGCGCGCCCTATCCGGCTCGATCCTCTACGCCTATGAGGAGGGCGATGACGCCGGCCGCGGCCGGGTGGCGGACTTTTTCCCCAGCGGTGCGCCCGAGTTTCGCTCGAGGGTCCGTTCGGTCGATATCGACAAGTCGCTGAAGGTGGAGGGCGCCGCCCAATCCCCCGCCTGGGGCGGCCTTTTTCACCTGAACGGCAGCTTCGAATACGCCTGGACCGGCAAGAACGAACAGGACCGGCCGGTATTCTCGGCCGACGGCGCGGGCGCGGCCTCGATCAGCGACCATTACCGCACCTCGCTCGGCGAGTTGGGCGCCGACTACGACCGCCGCATCGGCCAGGCCACCGAATTGAAGCTGGTCTTCCTGCAGACGCTGAAATGGCGCCACTACGCCTCTGAAGAGGCTGACCAGACCTTGGCCAATTTCGCCCAGCGTCGCTTCTCGGGCGAAAGCATCCTGCGCGCCACCGTGACCCGCACAATCTCGCCCTCGCTGAGCGTGGAGACTGGCGCCGAGGGCGCCTTCAACTTCCTCGACGGTCGCTCGACCTATGTGCTGTTCGGCGTGCCGACGCGCCTGCCCAACGACAACGCGACGGTGCAGGAGCGGCGCGGGGAAGTATTCGCCACGGCGACGTGGCGCCTCCGCCGCGACCTGGACCTGGAAGCCGGCGCGAGGATCGAAGCCTCGAGCTTCGCCCACACGGGCGATGTGCGTCAGACGCAATCGTTCCTGTTCCCCAAACCGCGTGTCGTGCTCACCTGGTCGCCGGGCAAGGCTTCGCAGCTGCGCCTGCGCTTCGAACGCGAGGTCGGCCAGCTCGACTTCGCCAATTTCGTCGCCAGCACCGACTTCACCACCGGCGCGGTGGACGCGGGCAACGGAACCTTGCAGCCGGAGCGGCGATGGGTGAGCGAAGCGGCGCTGGAGCAGCGCTTTCCGGGCGATGGCGCGGTGGTCGTGACCCTGAGCCACATCGAGCTGCAGGATGTCGTGGATCTTGTCCCGATCCAGGGGCTGAACGCCCCGGGCAATATCGGCGATGGCTGGCGCAACACCGCCGAGCTGGCCGTCACCGCGCCGCTCGACCGGATCGGCCTGGCCGGCGGCCAGGTCAAGTTCGACGGGACCTGGCTGGAGTCACGGGTGACCGATCCCACGACCCGCCAGGCCCGGACGATCACCGCCGACCTGCCGTTCAGCGGAACGATAAGCCTGACCGGCGAGGCGCCGGCCCTCAAGTCCACCTGGACCATCAACGTGACCAACGGCTCGCGCTCGCACGAGTACCGCATCGACGAGGTGCTCGGTTATCGCGTGGAGACGGCGGCTGATGTCCGCTGGGAGTACAAGCCAAGCGACCGGCTCGCGATCCTGTTCGAGATCGGCGACATCACCGGCCGGGGACGCTACAGGTCCAGCACCGCCTATGCCGGCCTGCGGGGCGCGGCGCCGATACTGGTTTCAGAGCAGTTCGGCGTGCGCTGGCCCGCCTATTGGCACATTCGCATCCGCCGGACCTGGTGA
- a CDS encoding long-chain-acyl-CoA synthetase, which translates to MSLPANSADASARPAAKGGGANRAWLRALEMTSRLDQAPERLLSSVVGEIAAERPDAPALLSDHETLTYAELAERSRRWARWALAQGVAKGEVVALMAPNSPSYMAFWLGVTSVGVVAALLNTNLRGAALAHCLAVAEPKHVVLAEAFANCAEAAPDGARVWPMEQVDLAAVSGEPLTDAERQGTRLSDPALLIYTSGTTGLPKAARVSHHRIMSWSGWFAGLMDASPDDRLYDCLPMYHSVGGVVATGALLIRGGSVVLREKFSASQFWDDIVRWDCTLFQYIGELCRYLLAAPPSDQERAHRLRMICGNGLRPDVWAPFQERFAIPKILEFYAATEGNFSLYNVEGEVGAIGRIPGFMAHRFPAALVRHDVATGLPARGEDGLCQRCAVGEPGEAIGRLAAGGDPAHRFEGYTSAAESEKKILRDVFEPGDAWLRTGDLMRQDARGFWYFVDRIGDTFRWKGENVATTEVAEALSEIPGVIEATVYGVAVPGADGKAGMAALVTGEGFDLSGLRARLAGRLPAYAQPVFLRLSPALAVTETFKQKKADLAKEGFDPAVVAEPLFVALPGGDGYAPLDAPLFDQIAGGRIRL; encoded by the coding sequence ATGAGCCTCCCCGCGAACAGCGCAGATGCGAGCGCCAGGCCGGCCGCCAAGGGCGGCGGCGCCAACCGCGCCTGGCTGCGGGCGCTGGAGATGACCTCGCGCCTGGACCAGGCGCCCGAGCGGCTGTTGTCCAGCGTCGTGGGAGAGATCGCCGCTGAGCGGCCCGATGCGCCGGCCCTGCTGTCCGATCATGAGACCCTGACCTATGCCGAACTGGCGGAGCGCTCGCGCCGCTGGGCGCGATGGGCCCTGGCCCAGGGGGTGGCCAAGGGCGAGGTGGTGGCCCTGATGGCGCCCAACAGCCCCTCCTACATGGCCTTCTGGCTGGGGGTGACCAGCGTGGGCGTGGTGGCGGCGCTGCTGAACACCAATCTTCGAGGGGCGGCGCTCGCCCATTGCCTCGCCGTCGCCGAGCCGAAGCATGTGGTCCTCGCCGAAGCCTTCGCCAATTGCGCCGAGGCGGCGCCGGACGGCGCGCGGGTCTGGCCGATGGAACAGGTCGATCTGGCAGCTGTTTCCGGAGAGCCGCTGACCGACGCCGAGCGACAGGGGACGCGCCTATCCGATCCGGCGCTGCTGATCTACACCTCGGGCACCACGGGCCTGCCCAAGGCCGCCCGGGTCAGCCATCACCGGATCATGAGCTGGAGCGGCTGGTTCGCCGGGCTGATGGACGCTTCGCCGGACGACAGGCTCTACGACTGCCTGCCCATGTACCACAGCGTCGGCGGGGTGGTGGCCACCGGCGCGCTGCTGATCCGCGGCGGCTCGGTGGTGCTGCGCGAGAAGTTCTCGGCCAGCCAGTTCTGGGACGATATCGTCCGCTGGGACTGCACCCTGTTCCAGTACATCGGCGAGCTCTGCCGCTACCTCCTGGCCGCCCCGCCGTCGGACCAGGAGCGGGCCCATCGCCTCAGGATGATCTGCGGCAATGGCCTTCGCCCTGACGTCTGGGCCCCGTTCCAGGAACGCTTCGCCATTCCGAAAATCCTGGAGTTCTACGCCGCCACCGAGGGCAATTTCTCGCTCTACAACGTCGAGGGCGAGGTCGGCGCCATCGGCCGCATCCCGGGCTTCATGGCCCATCGCTTCCCCGCCGCCCTGGTCCGTCACGACGTCGCCACCGGCCTGCCGGCGCGCGGCGAGGACGGCCTGTGCCAGCGCTGCGCTGTGGGCGAGCCCGGCGAGGCGATCGGGCGGCTGGCGGCGGGCGGCGACCCCGCACACCGCTTCGAGGGCTACACCAGCGCCGCCGAGAGCGAGAAGAAGATCCTGCGCGACGTGTTCGAACCCGGCGACGCCTGGCTGCGCACGGGCGACCTGATGCGGCAGGACGCCCGCGGCTTCTGGTATTTCGTCGATCGCATCGGCGACACCTTCCGCTGGAAGGGCGAGAACGTGGCCACTACCGAGGTCGCCGAAGCCCTGTCCGAAATCCCCGGCGTGATCGAGGCCACCGTCTACGGCGTGGCCGTCCCGGGCGCCGACGGCAAGGCCGGCATGGCCGCCCTGGTCACCGGCGAGGGCTTCGACCTCTCCGGCCTGCGCGCGCGCCTGGCCGGCCGCCTGCCGGCCTACGCCCAGCCGGTGTTTCTGCGCCTTTCGCCGGCCTTGGCGGTCACCGAGACCTTCAAGCAGAAGAAGGCTGATCTGGCCAAGGAGGGGTTCGACCCGGCCGTTGTCGCCGAGCCGCTGTTCGTCGCCCTGCCGGGGGGGGATGGCTATGCGCCGCTGGACGCCCCGCTGTTCGACCAGATTGCAGGGGGACGGATCAGGCTCTGA
- a CDS encoding O-acetylhomoserine aminocarboxypropyltransferase/cysteine synthase family protein encodes MRPETIAIHAGFDADPVTKAVAVPIYQTASYAFDSAEHGAALFDLEVEGFRYSRIGNPTTAILEKRMAALEGGVGALTTASGQAAMHFALANVADHGGNIVSVPQLYGATHALLHHILPRQGIQGRFAASDQPDDIARLIDKDTKAVLCESIGNPAGNVCDIEELAKVAHAAGVPLIVDNTVATPIMLRPIDYGADIVVHSLTKFLGGHGTTLGGAIVDSGRFPWAKYADRFPMFTQPDHSYHGLVYVDRFGPEAFIARARSVYQRNMGAVLAPLSAFLLLQGIETVALRMERHIENGRKVAEFLRADPRVDWVSYAAFEDSPYYGLSQKYLRGQASSLLTFGIKGGLEAGRQFYNRLGLIKRLVNIGDAKSLACHPASTTHRQMDPEEQLKAGVRPEMIRLSIGIEHIDDIIEDLDQALGAPSTSQAARAPARAESP; translated from the coding sequence ATGCGCCCGGAAACCATCGCCATCCACGCCGGCTTTGACGCCGACCCGGTCACCAAGGCCGTGGCCGTGCCGATCTATCAGACCGCCTCCTATGCGTTCGACAGCGCCGAGCACGGCGCCGCCCTGTTCGACCTTGAGGTCGAGGGCTTCCGCTACAGCCGCATCGGCAACCCGACCACGGCCATCCTGGAAAAGCGGATGGCGGCCCTGGAAGGCGGCGTCGGCGCCCTGACCACCGCCTCGGGCCAGGCGGCGATGCACTTCGCCCTGGCCAATGTCGCCGACCACGGCGGCAACATCGTCTCGGTGCCCCAGCTCTATGGCGCGACCCACGCCCTGCTGCATCACATCCTGCCACGCCAGGGGATCCAGGGCCGCTTCGCCGCCAGCGACCAGCCGGACGACATCGCCCGCCTGATCGACAAGGACACCAAGGCGGTGCTGTGCGAGAGCATCGGCAACCCGGCCGGCAATGTCTGCGACATCGAGGAGCTGGCCAAGGTCGCCCATGCCGCCGGCGTTCCCTTGATCGTCGACAACACGGTGGCGACCCCGATCATGCTGCGCCCGATCGACTATGGCGCGGACATCGTCGTCCACTCCCTGACCAAGTTCCTGGGCGGCCACGGCACCACCCTGGGCGGCGCCATCGTCGACAGCGGCCGCTTCCCGTGGGCGAAGTACGCCGACCGCTTCCCGATGTTCACCCAGCCGGACCACTCCTATCACGGCCTGGTCTATGTCGACCGCTTCGGCCCCGAGGCCTTCATCGCCCGCGCCCGCAGCGTCTATCAGCGCAACATGGGCGCGGTGCTGGCGCCGCTGAGCGCCTTCCTTTTGCTGCAGGGCATCGAGACCGTGGCCCTGCGCATGGAGCGGCACATCGAGAACGGCCGCAAGGTCGCCGAATTCCTGCGCGCCGACCCGCGGGTGGACTGGGTTTCCTACGCCGCCTTCGAGGACAGCCCCTATTACGGCCTGTCGCAGAAGTACCTGCGCGGCCAGGCCTCCTCGCTGCTGACCTTCGGCATCAAGGGCGGGCTCGAGGCCGGCCGGCAGTTCTATAACCGCCTCGGCCTGATCAAGCGGCTGGTCAATATCGGCGACGCCAAGTCGCTGGCCTGCCACCCCGCTTCGACCACCCACCGCCAGATGGACCCGGAAGAGCAGCTGAAAGCCGGGGTGCGGCCCGAAATGATCCGCCTCTCGATCGGCATCGAGCACATCGACGACATCATCGAAGACCTGGACCAGGCGCTGGGCGCCCCGTCCACCTCCCAAGCGGCTCGCGCCCCTGCGCGGGCGGAAAGCCCCTAG